A single genomic interval of Mycolicibacterium holsaticum DSM 44478 = JCM 12374 harbors:
- a CDS encoding ParA family protein, which yields MDSVTRVLAVANQKGGVAKTTTVASLGAAMVENGRRVLLVDLDPQGCLTFSLGQDPDKLAVSIHEVLLGDVEPDAALVDTAEGMTLLPANIDLAGAEAMLLMRAGREYALKRALAKLGDRFDVVIIDCPPSLGVLTLNGLTAADDVIVPLQCETLAHRGVGQFLRTITDVQQITNADLTLLGALPTLYDSRTTHSRDVLLDVADRYDLPVLAPPIPRTVRFAEASASGSSVLASRKNKGSHAYRELAAALLKHWKNGKPLPTYTPEL from the coding sequence ATGGACAGTGTGACGCGGGTTCTTGCGGTCGCAAACCAAAAAGGTGGCGTGGCCAAGACGACGACGGTTGCGTCCCTGGGCGCGGCGATGGTCGAAAACGGTCGACGGGTGCTGCTGGTCGACCTGGACCCGCAGGGCTGTCTGACGTTCTCGCTCGGCCAGGATCCAGACAAGTTGGCGGTGTCGATCCACGAGGTGCTGCTCGGGGATGTGGAACCCGATGCCGCGCTGGTGGACACCGCCGAGGGGATGACCCTGCTGCCGGCCAACATCGACCTGGCCGGTGCCGAGGCGATGCTGCTGATGAGGGCGGGGCGCGAGTATGCGCTCAAACGGGCGCTGGCCAAGCTGGGCGACCGCTTCGACGTGGTGATCATCGATTGTCCGCCGTCGCTGGGCGTGCTGACCCTGAACGGGCTGACCGCCGCCGATGACGTGATCGTGCCGCTGCAGTGCGAAACGCTCGCGCACCGCGGCGTGGGCCAGTTCCTGCGCACCATCACCGACGTGCAGCAGATCACCAACGCCGACCTCACGCTGCTGGGCGCGCTGCCGACGTTGTACGACTCGCGCACCACACACAGCCGCGACGTGCTGCTCGACGTCGCCGACCGATACGACCTTCCGGTGCTGGCCCCGCCGATACCGCGCACTGTGCGGTTCGCCGAGGCCTCCGCCTCGGGGTCCTCGGTGCTGGCCAGCCGGAAGAACAAAGGCTCCCACGCCTACCGCGAGCTGGCCGCCGCGCTGCTCAAGCACTGGAAGAACGGCAAACCCCTGCCCACCTACACCCCCGAGCTCTGA
- a CDS encoding acid phosphatase has protein sequence MGDGPLGRGPDTGAERHRLILLRHGETEWSRSGQHTGRTELDLTDTGRAQAKLAADALAVLQLDNPLVVSSPRHRALVTAELAGLTVDEVSPLLAEWDYGDYEGLTTKEIRRSEPDWLVWTHGCPGGESVQQVSDRADRAIAYALEHLPSRDVLFVGHGHFSRAMVTRWVELALPEGIRFAMVAASIAVCGYEHGVRQISALGLTGHRHPCLPT, from the coding sequence GTGGGCGACGGGCCACTCGGGCGAGGACCAGACACCGGTGCCGAACGGCACCGGCTGATCCTGCTTCGCCACGGTGAGACCGAGTGGTCACGCTCGGGTCAGCACACCGGGCGCACCGAACTGGATCTCACCGACACCGGCCGCGCGCAGGCCAAGCTGGCCGCCGATGCGCTCGCGGTGCTTCAACTCGACAACCCGCTGGTGGTGTCCAGCCCGCGGCACCGCGCGTTGGTCACCGCGGAACTCGCCGGGCTGACCGTCGACGAGGTGTCGCCGCTGCTGGCCGAGTGGGATTACGGCGACTACGAAGGCCTCACCACCAAGGAGATCCGGCGCAGCGAGCCCGACTGGCTGGTGTGGACGCACGGCTGCCCCGGCGGTGAGTCGGTGCAGCAGGTCAGCGACCGCGCCGACCGCGCAATCGCATATGCGTTGGAACACCTGCCATCTCGCGATGTGCTGTTCGTCGGCCACGGTCACTTCTCGCGCGCGATGGTGACCCGTTGGGTGGAGCTCGCGCTGCCCGAGGGGATCAGGTTCGCGATGGTCGCCGCGTCGATCGCGGTCTGCGGCTACGAACACGGCGTGCGCCAGATCAGCGCACTGGGACTGACGGGCCACCGCCACCCGTGCCTGCCGACATGA